In Paramisgurnus dabryanus chromosome 7, PD_genome_1.1, whole genome shotgun sequence, the following are encoded in one genomic region:
- the acvr2ab gene encoding activin receptor type-2A has protein sequence MLLEILKRERGLSAWCLVDSGLKMRTDSKLALAIFLISCSSGAILGRSDTKCVFYNASWEKDGTNQSGVETCYGEKDKRRHCFSTWKNQSGTIEMVKQGCWLDDVNCYDSGDCVERKENLEVYFCCCEGNMCNEKLHYRPEIIHTTSSPLPEKPEMFPTLLYSLIPIMAVAVVLFISFWMYRHLRLSYPPLLVPSQDPGMTPPSPLLGQKPLQLLEVKARGRFGCVWKAQLFNQPVAVKIFPVQNKQSWQNEYEIYSASGMKHENILQFLGAEKRGNGVDIELWLITAYHEKGSLTDFLKANVVSWNELCLIAQTFVRGIAYLHEDLPNLKDGHKPAIAHRDIKSKNVLLKSDLTACIADFGLALKFEAGKSTGDTHGQVGTRRYMAPEVLEGAISFQRDAFLRIDMYSVGLVLWEVTSRCTAADGPVDEFSMPFEEEAGLHPSLEDMQDVVVHKKLRPIFREHWLKHTGLALLCETIEECWDHESEARLSAGCVEERIISMQRNTNLIAPDDILSVVTMVTNLDFPPKESSL, from the exons ATGCTTTTGGAGAtattaaagagagagagaggattaTCAGCTTGGTGTTTGGTGGATTCTGGCCTGAAAATGAGGACAGACAGCAAACTAGCTTTGGCTATATTCCTTATATCCTGCTCCTCAG GTGCGATCCTCGGGCGTTCAGACACAAAGTGTGTCTTTTATAATGCCAGCTGGGAAAAGGACGGTACAAACCAGAGCGGCGTGGAGACGTGTTACGGAGAGAAAGATAAACGCAGACACTGTTTTTCTACTTGGAAGAATCAGTCGGGAACCATTGAGATGGTCAAACAGGGCTGCTGGCTCGATGATGTCAACTGTTACGACAG CGGTGACTGTGTGGAGCGTAAGGAGAATCTGGAAGTTTACTTCTGCTGTTGTGAGGGCAACATGTGCAATGAGAAGTTACATTACAGACCAGAGATAATACATA ccACATCAAGCCCTCTCCCAGAGAAGCCTGAGATGTTTCCCACATTGCTGTACTCTCTCATTCCCATCATGGCGGTTGCTGTCGTCCTCTTCATCTCGTTCTGGATGTACCGGCATCTCAGACTGTCGTATCCTCCTCTTCTCGTACCATCACAG GATCCAGGAATGACGCCTCCCTCTCCGTTATTGGGTCAGAAACCTCTGCAGCTGCTGGAGGTCAAAGCTCGGGGACGATTCGGCTGTGTGTGGAAAGCACAACTCTTTAATCAACCTGTGGCTGTAAAAATCTTTCCTGTTCAG AATAAGCAGTCGTGGCAGAATGAATATGAGATTTATAGCGCGAGTGGAATGAAACATGAAAATATTCTTCAATTCCTCGGAGCAGAAAAAAGAGGAAACGGTGTTGACATTGAACTTTGGCTCATCACTGCGTATCATGAGAAG GGTTCATTGACAGATTTTCTGAAGGCTAATGTTGTGTCCTGGAATGAGTTGTGTTTGATAGCTCAGACGTTTGTGCGTGGGATAGCATATTTACATGAGGACCTACCAAACCTAAAGGACGGACACAAACCTGCCATCGCACACAG GGATATTAAGAGTAAGAATGTGCTGTTAAAGAGCGATTTAACCGCCTGTATTGCAGACTTTGGCTTGGCATTGAAATTCGAAGCAGGAAAGTCAACAGGTGATACACACGGACAG GTTGGGACGCGGCGGTACATGGCTCCGGAGGTGTTAGAAGGAGCCATCAGTTTCCAGCGGGATGCGTTTTTAAGGATCGACATGTATTCAGTGGGTCTGGTGCTGTGGGAAGTGACCTCACGGTGTACAGCGGCCGACG GTCCAGTAGATGAGTTCTCAATGCCTTTTGAAGAAGAGGCCGGTCTTCATCCATCTCTGGAGGACATGCAAGATGTCGTCGTGCATAAGAAACTACGACCGATATTTAGAGAACACTGGCTTAAACATACG ggtcTGGCGTTGCTCTGCGAGACTATAGAGGAATGTTGGGATCACGAATCCGAGGCGCGTCTGTCGGCCGGGTGCGTGGAGGAGCGCATCATCTCAATGCAGAGGAACACCAACCTCATCGCCCCTGACGACATCCTCTCTGTCGTCACCATGGTTACCAACCTGGATTTCCCCCCAAAAGAGTCCAGCCTATGA